The Papilio machaon chromosome 17, ilPapMach1.1, whole genome shotgun sequence genome segment tatatatatagattttatccTTGGGCTGTATGTACGTATCATTGTGAACTGTCTAAGTTATATGAAATCAACATCCTTACCCTGTCCATCTCATATTTGTGCTTGTCTAGTTCCCTGTTGCTATCACCGAGGGCGGTGAGCAGGTCGTTGTTGCGGGCGTTAGCGGTCGCGAGCTGCGCGCGCACTTCCGTTAGCTCACCATCCACCTGCTGCTTCGCGCTCGTCAGGTATTCAACCAGCTTGCTGAAGTGGTTGCTCGACATCGACACTTcacgtattttaaaacattgtttttataatatgtaacctttatttaaatttcatcataTAAGTcaagtgtttcccaaagtgggcgataacgcccccttgggcgcgtttgaaacctaggagggagcgataaggggcccaaaaaatggggggcattgaaattaattaaagtaatgaaattgtggtttttaagtttagggctgaataaaagtTAGGGGGGGTGAAAGAgttaagtttgacaatcactgataTAAGTTTACTGCAATGCTTccgaattttttttgtatcccCATTCGCGGTCCCTATAGCAGACTCCCTATGCAAGTTGTTAAACTATCAAGATATAAGCAAGAAATGAAACCTTTCTCTTGCAGGGCTTCAACCTGATGTTTGACCTTCTCGTCCTGCTGCACCTGCTTATGGCGCATCTCCCGTAGCTGCTCCGCGGACCTGTTGAATGCTGTGTACAGCGTGGCGCCGTCCGCCTTGCAGCGCGACAGCGTCTCCTGCAGCCGCTCGCTCGACTCTTGCAGCACGTCGCAGATCTTACGCGTGGTTGACAGTCTGCACGACCGCGATATAAACACTTAGCATACAAAGGAATTAATGGTTCCCATTATGTCAACCTGAAGAACCTGAAGGAAGGTGTaaagaaccaggaaaaggcaAGAAGCTTGATAAGTGACAGtagaataagaaataaatcgtTTTCGCTTagtttttgtcatttttttaaaaactatgaataaaaaattacttgttgAGTATCTCAGGTCGATGTCTCAGCTCTTCCTGGTACTTAGCGTTGGCGGCCTCATGCTGCATATGCACCTCAGCCATGTTCTGCTGCAGTCTCTCATGGTTGTCTTGCACTTGCTGCAACTTCTCCTTCAATTCCCAGTACGCGGTGTCTTGAGCAACCTTTACA includes the following:
- the LOC123721895 gene encoding restin homolog, coding for MDIDDITKFANSRRIATDADKLREKVTKEKEKIIKLKVAQDTAYWELKEKLQQVQDNHERLQQNMAEVHMQHEAANAKYQEELRHRPEILNKLSTTRKICDVLQESSERLQETLSRCKADGATLYTAFNRSAEQLREMRHKQVQQDEKVKHQVEALQEKVSMSSNHFSKLVEYLTSAKQQVDGELTEVRAQLATANARNNDLLTALGDSNRELDKHKYEMDRKDDMITHLQREMKRHADEYNIQTCNANKTLAQKDKEIQEAIDAVQSLKQALMNQEQFIKSVSDERNSLQEKVADLEEEQQRLVAAMEALKMQMQVMYIENRRSNAT